A stretch of Dehalogenimonas sp. THU2 DNA encodes these proteins:
- a CDS encoding nucleotide exchange factor GrpE, whose product MVQDKQEQNGGEALQEDFDSLQKTLEQEKARAEDNLNNFKRAQADFINYKRRTDLEKMESVGLGKSLAFLAILPVLDDYSRALAAVPEHLAGESWVQGMALIEKKFRQLLAREGVTPMKTVGEHFDPGLHEAVLRCAGEEGIIVEELMAGYMFKDKVLRQAQVKVSCEDIS is encoded by the coding sequence ATGGTACAGGATAAACAGGAACAGAATGGAGGCGAAGCGCTACAGGAAGATTTCGATTCTCTTCAGAAGACGCTGGAGCAGGAAAAGGCTCGGGCGGAGGACAATCTCAACAATTTCAAACGCGCTCAAGCCGATTTCATTAACTATAAACGCCGCACCGATCTGGAAAAAATGGAATCCGTCGGTCTGGGCAAGAGCCTGGCTTTCCTTGCCATACTTCCGGTGCTGGATGATTATTCCCGCGCCCTGGCGGCGGTTCCGGAGCATCTGGCCGGCGAGTCCTGGGTACAGGGCATGGCGCTGATCGAAAAGAAGTTCCGACAACTCCTAGCCAGGGAGGGCGTGACGCCCATGAAAACTGTGGGCGAACACTTCGACCCCGGCCTCCATGAAGCGGTGCTCCGCTGCGCCGGTGAGGAAGGCATCATCGTTGAAGAACTGATGGCCGGTTACATGTTCAAAGACAAGGTACTCAGGCAGGCACAGGTCAAGGTGTCCTGCGAAGATATATCCTAG
- the hrcA gene encoding heat-inducible transcriptional repressor HrcA, whose amino-acid sequence MLSPRTEIILSSIIRQYVERAAPVSSASVIAECGLDVCSATVRNEMVRLEEEGYILKPHHSAGSVPSDKGYRYYVESIKNARLPVTEQVLINHLFHQVEKEMENWLSLAVGLVSQRAHNVAVVTQPRQTSARFHRLELVTLQESLALAVLIMRGARVRQQLISFETPVGQFELNSMSGKLNEAFDGQSRSQIEKNSQVLNETEKKVRDAVVKMLQTEDEQRNEEPYLEGLNYLLEQPEFVKSQRAQSLMELVEKRRLGRMLGEEEFEGQEIKVYIGQENREESIRDYSVVLGNYGLPDEAHGMLGVIGPTRMNYEKTIAAVRYLSLVMSALVAELYGRGPGATVDEAA is encoded by the coding sequence ATGCTCAGCCCAAGAACTGAGATTATACTCTCAAGCATTATCCGCCAGTACGTGGAGCGAGCCGCGCCGGTATCATCGGCGTCGGTCATCGCCGAGTGCGGACTGGATGTATGCTCCGCTACGGTTCGCAATGAGATGGTCCGACTGGAAGAAGAGGGCTATATCCTGAAGCCCCACCACTCCGCCGGCAGTGTCCCTTCGGACAAGGGCTACCGCTACTACGTGGAAAGCATCAAGAACGCCAGGCTGCCAGTGACGGAGCAGGTCCTCATCAATCACCTCTTCCACCAGGTGGAAAAGGAAATGGAGAACTGGCTTTCCCTGGCCGTGGGCCTGGTATCCCAGCGGGCTCACAACGTCGCCGTAGTTACCCAACCCCGGCAGACCAGCGCCCGGTTCCATCGCCTGGAACTGGTGACATTACAGGAAAGCCTAGCCCTGGCGGTGCTGATCATGCGTGGCGCCCGGGTGCGGCAGCAGCTTATCAGCTTCGAGACGCCGGTAGGCCAATTCGAGCTGAACTCCATGTCCGGCAAACTGAATGAGGCATTCGACGGCCAGTCCCGGTCGCAGATAGAGAAAAACAGTCAGGTCCTGAATGAGACCGAAAAAAAGGTCCGCGACGCTGTCGTCAAGATGCTTCAGACCGAGGACGAGCAACGCAACGAGGAGCCCTACCTGGAGGGTTTGAACTACCTGCTGGAGCAGCCGGAATTCGTTAAAAGCCAGCGCGCCCAGTCTCTCATGGAACTAGTGGAGAAGCGCCGCCTGGGCCGGATGCTGGGCGAGGAAGAGTTCGAAGGCCAGGAGATCAAGGTTTACATCGGGCAGGAGAACCGGGAAGAGAGCATCCGGGATTACTCTGTGGTGCTGGGCAACTATGGCCTCCCCGACGAAGCCCACGGCATGCTGGGGGTCATCGGCCCCACCCGCATGAACTATGAGAAGACCATCGCCGCGGTGCGCTACCTGTCTCTGGTGATGAGCGCCCTGGTCGCGGAGCTCTACGGGCGGGGACCGGGCGCCACGGTCGATGAAGCAGCCTGA
- a CDS encoding MBL fold metallo-hydrolase: protein MEIKYLGHSCFRIKGKNTTVITDPYAPELGLTLGKQTANIVTVSHQHAGHNFVEGIGGAPRVVTKPGEYEIGDAIIIGLSTFHDSEKGMIRGKNVVFVIEMDELSICHLGDLGVTLKDDEIEELGKVDILLVPVGDMSALNATAAARLVRQIEPGIVIPMHYKLPDSTHELEPVERFLAEMGSSPVMPQAKLSVTRANLPLPTQVVLLEA from the coding sequence ATGGAAATTAAATATCTCGGCCATTCATGTTTTCGGATCAAAGGTAAGAACACGACCGTCATCACCGACCCGTACGCGCCGGAGCTGGGTCTGACGCTGGGCAAGCAGACAGCCAACATCGTCACGGTGAGCCACCAGCATGCCGGTCACAATTTCGTCGAAGGCATCGGCGGGGCGCCGCGCGTGGTCACCAAGCCGGGAGAGTACGAGATCGGCGACGCCATCATCATCGGGTTATCGACCTTTCACGACTCTGAGAAGGGCATGATCCGCGGCAAGAACGTCGTTTTCGTCATCGAGATGGACGAGCTGTCCATCTGCCACCTGGGTGACCTGGGAGTCACGCTCAAGGACGATGAGATCGAAGAACTGGGCAAGGTGGACATTCTCCTGGTACCGGTCGGCGATATGAGCGCCCTGAACGCCACCGCAGCGGCGAGGCTGGTGCGCCAGATAGAACCGGGCATCGTCATCCCGATGCATTATAAGCTGCCGGACAGCACCCATGAGCTCGAGCCGGTGGAGCGTTTCCTGGCTGAAATGGGTTCCAGCCCGGTGATGCCGCAGGCGAAACTCAGCGTCACCCGCGCCAACCTGCCGCTGCCGACCCAGGTGGTGCTGCTGGAGGCTTAA
- the lgt gene encoding prolipoprotein diacylglyceryl transferase, whose amino-acid sequence MSFEIGPLTVHLYGLMLALGAAAGVAVAYIEAKRRSENPEHLFNMALIVLPLGIIGARAYHVIDQWDFYSQNPEQIIGGAGLGIFGAIAGGVVGVLIYTYWKKINALRWFDILAPGLILAQGIGRWGNYFNQELYGYPTDLPWGIFIDPANRLPEFEEFTHFHPMFFYEFVLNITGFALLMIIGRKWRDRLRDGDIMLLYFIYYGVGRFILEGFKIEVWTLGGIPTARWITGAAVIIGLGVLWHRHRRLPPPADLDD is encoded by the coding sequence ATGTCTTTTGAAATCGGTCCCCTGACCGTTCATCTTTACGGCTTGATGCTGGCGCTGGGAGCGGCGGCGGGGGTAGCCGTTGCGTATATCGAAGCCAAACGCCGCAGTGAGAACCCCGAGCATCTTTTCAATATGGCCCTCATCGTCCTGCCGCTGGGCATCATCGGGGCGCGGGCTTACCATGTTATCGACCAATGGGATTTCTACTCTCAAAACCCGGAGCAGATCATCGGCGGCGCCGGCCTGGGCATCTTCGGCGCTATCGCCGGCGGTGTCGTCGGCGTCCTCATCTACACCTATTGGAAAAAGATCAATGCCCTGCGCTGGTTCGATATCCTGGCCCCCGGTCTCATCCTGGCCCAGGGTATCGGGCGCTGGGGCAACTATTTCAACCAGGAGCTCTACGGCTACCCCACCGACCTGCCGTGGGGCATTTTCATCGACCCGGCCAACCGGCTGCCGGAATTTGAGGAGTTTACCCATTTCCACCCGATGTTCTTTTACGAATTCGTATTGAACATCACCGGCTTTGCCCTCCTGATGATCATCGGGCGTAAATGGCGCGACCGCCTCAGGGACGGCGATATAATGCTGCTGTATTTCATTTATTACGGCGTCGGGCGCTTCATTCTGGAAGGCTTCAAGATCGAGGTCTGGACACTGGGCGGCATCCCCACCGCGCGCTGGATCACCGGCGCCGCGGTCATAATCGGATTGGGGGTACTTTGGCACCGGCATCGGCGGCTTCCTCCACCGGCTGACCTCGACGATTAA